One stretch of Lemur catta isolate mLemCat1 chromosome 2, mLemCat1.pri, whole genome shotgun sequence DNA includes these proteins:
- the NMBR gene encoding neuromedin-B receptor — MKVPADSPGEETMPPTSPYNFPLTPGANHGSFVPELSERDVLPASDGTPAELVIRCVIPSLYLLIIAVGLLGNIILVKIFITDSAMRSVPNIFISNLAAGDLLLLLTCVPVDASRYFFDEWMFGKVGCKLIPAIQLTSVGVSVFTLTALSADRYRAIVNPMDMQTSGAVLWTCVKAVGIWVVSVLLAVPEAVFSEVARISGLDNSSFTACIPYPQTDELHPKIHSVLIFLVYFLIPLAIISIYYYHIAKTLIKSAHNLPGEYHEHTKKQMETRKRLAKIVLVFVACFFFCWFPNHILYMYRSFNYKEIDPSLGHMIVTLIARVLSFCNSCVNPFALYLLSESFRRHFNSQLCCGRKSYREKSTSYLLSSSAVRMTSLKSNAKNVVTNSVLLNGHSMKQEMAL; from the exons ATGAAAGTCCCAGCGGACTCTCCCGGAGAGGAGACCATGCCCCCCACGTCTCCCTACAACTTCCCCCTGACCCCCGGCGCGAACCACGGCAGCTTCGTTCCCGAGCTGTCCGAAAGGGATGTCCTGCCAGCCTCCGACGGGACCCCCGCCGAGTTGGTGATCCGCTGTGTGATCCCGTCCCTCTACCTGCTCATCATCGCGGTGGGCTTGCTGGGCAACATCATACTGGTGAAGATCTTCATCACCGACAGCGCCATGAGGAGCGTCCCCAACATCTTCATCTCTAACCTGGCGGCCGGGgacttgctgctgctgctcacGTGCGTCCCGGTGGACGCCTCGCGCTACTTCTTTGACGAGTGGATGTTCGGTAAGGTGGGCTGCAAGCTGATCCCGGCCATCCAGCTCACCTCCGTGGGGGTCTCCGTGTTCACTCTCACTGCCCTCAGCGCCGACAG GTACAGAGCCATCGTAAACCCCATGGACATGCAGACGTCAGGGGCAGTGCTGTGGACCTGTGTGAAGGCTGTGGGCATCTGGGTGGTCTCTGTGCTGTTGGCAGTTCCTGAAGCGGTGTTTTCAGAAGTGGCACGTATCAGTGGCTTGGACAACAGCAGCTTCACTGCGTGTATTCCCTACCCTCAGACGGACGAATTACATCCCAAGATTCATTCAGTGCTCATTTTCTTGGTCTATTTCCTCATACCGCTTGCTATtattagcatttattattatCACATTGCAAAGACCTTAATTAAAAGTGCACATAATCTTCCTGGAGAATACCACGAACATACAAAAAAGCAG ATGGAAACACGGAAACGCCTGGCTAAAATTGTGCTGGTCTTTGTGGCCTGCTTTTTCTTCTGTTGGTTTCCAAATCATATCCTCTACATGTACCGGTCTTTCAACTATAAGGAGATTGATCCGTCTCTAGGCCACATGATTGTCACCTTAATTGCTCGGGTTCTGAGTTTTTGCAATTCCTGTGTCAATCCCTTTGCTCTTTACCTACTCAGTGAAAGCTTCAGGAGGCATTTCAACAGCCAGCTCTGTTGTGGGAGGAAGTCCTATCGAGAGAAATCAACCAGCTACCTACTCAGCTCTTCAGCAGTGCGCATGACATCTCTGAAAAGCAATGCTAAGAACGTGGTGACCAATTCTGTTTTACTAAATGGGCACAGTATGAAGCAGGAAATGGCACTGTGA